In a genomic window of Wyeomyia smithii strain HCP4-BCI-WySm-NY-G18 chromosome 1, ASM2978416v1, whole genome shotgun sequence:
- the LOC129716839 gene encoding uncharacterized protein LOC129716839, producing the protein MGFKPSSADSCLYIKKKGNTFTFILIYVDDMLIVSQTEEEYNTVYQALQQAFTVTAVGDAKHFLGIEIERDGNGFQLNQKQYILKHAGRFGLENAKPSRIPLDPAYLQQKEENETHLPNNARYLSLIGGLLYIAVQTRPDIAASVSILAQNSSCPTQLDSQEAKRVLTHT; encoded by the coding sequence ATGGGATTCAAGCCTTCGTCAGCGGATTCATGTCTTTATATAAAAAAGAAGGGCAATACGTTTACCTTCATCCTGATATACGTCGACGACATGCTTATAGTAAGTCAGACTGAGGAGGAGTACAACACAGTATACCAAGCACTGCAACAAGCCTTTACCGTAACTGCAGTTGGTGACGCAAAGCATTTCCTGGGTATCGAGATCGAGAGGGATGGCAACGGTTTTCAGCTGAACCAGAAACAGTACATTCTGAAGCATGCGGGACGATTTGGTCTGGAAAACGCTAAGCCATCAAGAATACCGTTGGACCCTGCGTACCTACAGCAGAAGGAGGAGAACGAGACACATTTGCCAAACAATGCTCGGTATCTGAGTCTCATCGGCGGTCTGCTGTACATTGCAGTTCAAACCCGGCCGGACATAGCAGCAAGCGTATCAATCTTGGCCCAAAATTCAAGCTGCCCAACACAGCTGGACTCGCAAGAAGCCAAGAGGGTACtaacacatacataa